From the genome of Amycolatopsis sp. NBC_01488, one region includes:
- the pglX gene encoding BREX-2 system adenine-specific DNA-methyltransferase PglX → MVTTAARAVDDKQLVKDLQRQVLILEDDLRQRSDEVPEFATALRAEYDDAREKKRTAATYESWRDDRVTQAAAAWVLGTVFVRFCEDNGLIEWPFIAGPGERLADAEERHETYFREFPQRNDRDWLIAGFTHLAETHPTAAGLFDKRHNALWEITPSFDAATALLQFWRRRDDEGEIRYDFSDPEWDTRFLGDLYQDLSEHARKTYALLQTPVFVEEFILDLTLEPAVEEFGLKGLRTIDPACGSGHFLLGIFHRLLTKWRDAESGTDDWALIRRSLESVHGCDKNPFAVSIARFRLLVAALRAAGEKRLAAAPTFPINVAIGDSLMHGRGVNWEQIELGLFAADERHTYRTEDVNEFVSSCDLLGVNSYHAVVGNPPYITVKDKQENENYRKVYDKVCSGKYALSVPFAQRLFDLAIRTGGSDRRAGFVGQITANSFMKREFGKKLIEDFFAQRVSLSHVIDTSGAYIPGHGTPTVILIGRNHIGRENDLIRAVLGVRGEPTQPDFPAKGLVWTAIVDQVDKPGSESEWLSVEDAERSRFASYPWSVSGGGSGELLQLVTAASAQLLGARMSLCGFVAITAEDDAFFVDSQATVSRLSVEAALPMVTGDVVRDYDDPASVISVWPYANDLKVRQPADIPNYHRFMWPNRRVLQRRKRFGTLIEDIPSLCWYEYGELYREKLQSSLSIAFAFVATHNHFVLDRGGKVFKQSAPVIKLPEGASEDDHLALLGVLNSSTACFWLKQVSHGKGNGGVNEGYRGDEWEEFYEFTGTKLQEFPLPPELPLEVGRALDSLAQQLAALEPGALCGTEGPSRERLDATRAEHEHVRSRMIALQEELDWHTYGLYGLLNANSLTRVTADDHGSVPEVRLGERAFEIVLARQAAAGEIETAWFERHGSTPVTEVPAHWPEWYREIVQARIEIIEQRRDIALIERPECKRRWSTQPWEKKEAEALETWLLDRCERRDLWYGLRDGFEQPRVLTVSQLADAFRDDTDMHSVAQLYANDHLGKRDFTLAQVLERIIAEEHVPFLAALRYKDAGLRKRAQWEQVWEQQRKEDRTGQRLDIPVPPKYTSADFRKISYWSHRGKLDVPKERFISYPDASPDADPTLLLGWAGWDHKDQAQALVNVINDRTLEAGWGPERLTSLLAGLAEVMPWVKQWHGDYDAEWGGVPAEEYQAFLDEQLTKHQLTTQDLTAWRPAAPRRGRRSNSTKGEQQ, encoded by the coding sequence ATGGTGACGACGGCAGCACGCGCGGTGGACGACAAGCAGCTGGTGAAGGACCTGCAGCGGCAGGTGCTGATCCTGGAGGACGACCTCCGGCAACGCAGCGACGAGGTGCCCGAGTTCGCCACCGCGTTGCGCGCGGAGTACGACGACGCCCGCGAGAAGAAGCGCACCGCTGCGACCTACGAGTCGTGGCGCGACGACCGGGTGACCCAGGCCGCCGCGGCGTGGGTGCTCGGCACGGTGTTCGTGCGGTTCTGCGAAGACAACGGACTCATCGAGTGGCCCTTCATCGCCGGGCCGGGCGAGCGGCTGGCTGACGCCGAGGAACGGCACGAGACGTACTTCCGCGAGTTCCCGCAGCGCAACGACCGCGACTGGCTGATCGCGGGGTTTACCCACCTCGCCGAGACGCACCCCACGGCCGCCGGGCTGTTCGACAAGCGGCACAACGCCCTGTGGGAGATCACGCCGTCGTTCGATGCGGCGACGGCGCTGCTGCAGTTCTGGCGGCGGCGCGACGATGAGGGCGAGATCCGGTACGACTTCAGCGATCCCGAGTGGGACACCCGGTTCCTCGGTGATCTCTACCAGGATCTCTCCGAGCACGCCCGCAAGACCTACGCGCTGCTCCAGACCCCGGTGTTCGTGGAGGAGTTCATCCTCGACCTGACGCTGGAGCCCGCCGTCGAGGAGTTCGGTCTCAAGGGGCTGCGCACCATCGATCCGGCCTGCGGCTCCGGACACTTCCTGCTCGGTATCTTCCACCGCCTGCTCACCAAGTGGCGCGACGCCGAATCCGGCACCGACGACTGGGCGCTCATCCGCCGCTCACTTGAGTCGGTGCACGGCTGCGACAAGAACCCGTTCGCGGTGTCCATCGCCCGGTTCCGGCTGCTGGTCGCGGCGCTGCGCGCGGCCGGCGAGAAGCGTCTGGCGGCCGCTCCGACGTTCCCGATCAACGTCGCGATCGGTGACTCACTGATGCACGGGCGCGGCGTGAACTGGGAACAGATCGAACTGGGTCTGTTCGCCGCCGACGAACGGCACACATATCGAACCGAGGACGTCAACGAGTTTGTCAGTTCGTGCGACCTGCTCGGGGTGAACTCATACCACGCGGTGGTCGGTAACCCGCCGTACATCACCGTCAAGGACAAGCAGGAGAACGAGAACTACCGCAAGGTCTACGACAAGGTCTGCTCGGGCAAGTACGCGCTGTCCGTGCCGTTCGCGCAGCGACTGTTTGACTTGGCGATCCGAACGGGCGGCTCGGACCGCCGTGCCGGTTTCGTCGGGCAGATTACCGCGAACTCGTTCATGAAGCGCGAGTTCGGCAAGAAACTGATCGAGGACTTCTTCGCGCAGCGTGTCTCACTTTCTCACGTGATCGACACATCCGGCGCCTACATCCCCGGCCATGGGACACCGACCGTCATCCTCATCGGACGGAACCACATCGGACGAGAGAACGACCTGATCCGCGCGGTGCTCGGTGTGCGCGGTGAACCCACCCAGCCGGATTTTCCGGCGAAGGGACTGGTCTGGACGGCGATCGTCGACCAGGTCGACAAGCCGGGCAGCGAGTCGGAGTGGCTGTCGGTCGAGGATGCGGAGCGTTCGCGCTTTGCATCCTACCCTTGGTCAGTGAGCGGCGGTGGATCTGGCGAACTGCTTCAGCTGGTGACTGCAGCCTCTGCCCAGCTACTTGGGGCTCGAATGTCGCTATGTGGCTTCGTGGCCATCACCGCAGAAGACGATGCCTTCTTTGTTGATAGCCAAGCGACCGTGAGTCGCCTATCCGTGGAGGCCGCTCTACCGATGGTAACCGGTGATGTTGTGCGCGACTACGACGATCCGGCCAGCGTGATCAGTGTATGGCCGTATGCCAATGACTTAAAAGTCAGGCAGCCGGCAGATATCCCCAACTATCACCGATTTATGTGGCCGAATAGGAGGGTTCTTCAACGCAGGAAGCGATTCGGCACTCTCATTGAAGACATTCCATCACTCTGCTGGTACGAGTACGGCGAGCTATATCGAGAGAAACTTCAATCATCGCTGTCGATTGCGTTCGCGTTTGTGGCGACGCATAACCACTTCGTGCTGGATCGGGGCGGGAAGGTCTTCAAGCAGTCCGCGCCGGTGATCAAGTTGCCAGAGGGGGCTAGCGAGGACGATCACCTGGCGCTGCTGGGCGTACTGAACTCGTCGACGGCATGCTTCTGGCTCAAGCAGGTGAGCCACGGCAAAGGGAACGGCGGCGTAAACGAGGGGTATCGGGGTGACGAGTGGGAAGAGTTCTACGAGTTCACCGGCACGAAACTCCAGGAGTTCCCGCTTCCCCCTGAGCTGCCGCTCGAGGTCGGACGGGCGTTGGATTCGCTCGCGCAGCAGCTCGCGGCGCTCGAACCGGGCGCACTCTGTGGCACCGAGGGTCCCTCACGTGAGCGGCTCGATGCGACCCGAGCCGAGCATGAGCACGTTCGAAGCCGTATGATCGCGCTGCAGGAAGAGCTCGACTGGCACACCTATGGCCTGTACGGACTCCTTAACGCTAATAGCCTCACGCGTGTCACCGCGGATGACCATGGGAGCGTGCCGGAGGTTCGTCTCGGTGAGCGAGCCTTCGAGATCGTGTTGGCACGCCAGGCCGCCGCGGGCGAGATCGAAACCGCCTGGTTCGAACGCCACGGCTCAACCCCGGTCACCGAAGTTCCAGCGCACTGGCCGGAGTGGTACCGCGAGATTGTGCAGGCGCGGATTGAGATCATCGAGCAACGCCGGGACATCGCGCTGATCGAGCGACCGGAGTGCAAGCGACGGTGGTCAACGCAGCCGTGGGAGAAGAAGGAAGCCGAGGCGCTCGAGACCTGGCTGCTAGACCGCTGCGAGCGACGTGATCTGTGGTACGGCCTCCGCGACGGGTTCGAGCAGCCGCGGGTGCTGACGGTCAGCCAGCTCGCCGACGCTTTCCGGGACGACACCGACATGCACTCGGTAGCCCAGCTCTACGCCAACGACCACCTGGGCAAGCGCGATTTCACCCTGGCACAGGTCCTGGAGCGGATAATCGCCGAAGAGCACGTGCCGTTCCTGGCGGCCCTACGCTACAAGGACGCCGGTCTGCGCAAACGCGCGCAGTGGGAGCAAGTCTGGGAGCAGCAACGCAAGGAAGACCGCACCGGCCAGCGCCTCGACATCCCGGTGCCACCCAAGTACACCTCCGCAGACTTCCGCAAGATCAGCTACTGGTCCCACCGCGGCAAGCTCGACGTGCCCAAGGAACGCTTCATCTCGTACCCCGATGCCAGCCCGGACGCCGACCCGACCCTGCTGCTCGGTTGGGCCGGGTGGGACCACAAGGACCAGGCGCAGGCACTGGTCAACGTGATCAACGACCGCACCCTCGAAGCAGGGTGGGGCCCCGAACGGCTCACATCGTTGCTGGCCGGGCTGGCCGAGGTGATGCCGTGGGTCAAGCAGTGGCACGGTGACTACGACGCCGAGTGGGGCGGCGTCCCGGCCGAGGAGTACCAAGCGTTCCTCGACGAGCAGCTGACCAAGCACCAGCTGACGACGCAGGACCTGACCGCATGGCGGCCCGCCGCGCCTCGGCGCGGCCGCCGCAGCAACAGTACAAAGGGTGAGCAGCAGTGA
- the pglW gene encoding BREX system serine/threonine kinase PglW — MSGGGPSVPKPAPPPQAQRWFQERTSPYPWEQDGLDHVRRLMPKAEPYRAWATFSFTAASGRINECDLLIAVPGGLYLLELKGHPGRVVNNGDTWRFFQDDSNRVLTLRNPLHFTDLKCKELKSRLEWAAKQLHISQRLPRIEPAVFLSAPSLRSGLDEVQSTRVYGRDDASEGLPWLWRDLLSRPPQQERQRITPEFSQHVLRELMEKIGIRASTAHLRFGDDWTLSSDLLDAGPTWEDRLAERTGIVREEGRVRLYLTAQQATDERRQSVERAARREYQVLQGITHRGIAQAVQIREHQAGPAILFRHRASDLRLDSYLAVHGEGLSAEVRLDMVRQLAEAVRYAHSRSLYHRALAARSVYVSAKEDGAQPVMRIIDWQAAARDFDTTGFSSIGNTSLPGEHVSNAAEVYLAPEFDAPFADPVDLDVFGLGAIAYLITTGQPPAAQRSGLIERLATDKGLHPYAVSDGVSDALDSLIFDATRADIADRLDSADAFLTRLDAVERDVLPADETAPQVDPLTASPGQAVDGDWVVERILGTGATARALLVSRAEEDEDGKPHSKRRVLKIALDGDKAARLRAEARALEQVGGGMIVQLLDGPRELAGRTVLDLEFAGGEDVAGSTLGAVLRAEGKLTYHQLERYGKDLFTALDHLAGKGVRHRDLKPDNFGVYRRADRSTQLMLFDFSLADASDRDISAGTRGYLDPFLGSARRPVFDEHAERYAAAVTLHEMASGQRPVWGDGMTDPRTTTDQTPTIASDLFDPALRDGLTEFFQRAFHREVDQRFDTYRQMEDLWRSVFVAADTAAPITTQATVGLEATSLEATRDAHAAAATLDTPLEAAGLTPRAVSVAQGFGATTVAQLLDVPLHLIAKARGAGAVVRKELNRRHKQWSKELLQAESDAARPSGEGQLTIEDMATLLMPAQTRRGSSKADVIRLTLGLPNGDEPLQPWAAQVEIATRLGITQASVSRNLTAAAKEWAAEPWLAAVRNELVDAVAEAGRVVTSQELATALRTQHGAGDDGAERTMARALAVVRAAAEAEVWAGLHTEDADDAGPRLAVLRRGQRVLIALESLPGSQDPSAPEMADYALALGVRADELVRTEPLPGRGVVVRELRAVPPPEGLTPLADTRLVELASVMSEQAAASPRLELYPRELDLVRALRISQAAAGVHRDRGITQPELIAKVQARFPALIVAERLTHVQLEDALHAAGFPLEYDTASKTFRPPAPELSRFATSSSTALSGHGQWRAAGGDPREVLTTKLSKAVERGGFLALTLRGVHLPGTAEGIAARYPVRPVDIDREFLSAFRGLIDERGQDWAKVGKLDVRFGETGVMSPGLASYVRTSWERVHDGLDALAREGKTVLFLHHASLLARYFDEGGHALLTGLQNAARRPDDAPHGLWLLCPAESALDTPQLDGKIVEVLTDSERVVLDRAFLDEVRTAADGAA; from the coding sequence TTGTCGGGCGGTGGACCATCGGTACCCAAACCTGCACCTCCACCCCAAGCACAGCGCTGGTTCCAGGAGCGGACGTCGCCGTACCCGTGGGAGCAGGACGGCCTCGATCACGTACGCAGGCTCATGCCGAAGGCCGAGCCGTATCGCGCCTGGGCGACCTTCTCATTCACGGCCGCGTCCGGGCGCATCAACGAGTGCGACCTGCTCATCGCCGTCCCGGGTGGCCTCTACCTGCTCGAACTCAAGGGGCACCCCGGGCGGGTGGTGAACAACGGAGACACCTGGAGGTTTTTCCAGGATGACTCCAATCGGGTGTTGACCCTGCGTAACCCCTTGCACTTCACCGACCTGAAGTGCAAGGAACTCAAGAGCAGGCTGGAGTGGGCAGCCAAGCAACTGCACATCAGCCAGCGGCTCCCCCGCATCGAGCCGGCCGTATTCCTGTCCGCGCCGAGCTTGCGGTCCGGACTCGACGAGGTCCAGAGCACCCGCGTGTACGGCCGCGACGACGCTTCCGAGGGGTTGCCGTGGCTGTGGCGCGACCTGCTGTCCCGCCCGCCGCAACAGGAGCGGCAACGGATCACGCCGGAGTTCTCCCAGCATGTTCTGCGCGAGCTTATGGAGAAGATCGGGATCCGCGCATCCACCGCGCACCTGCGCTTCGGCGACGACTGGACCCTCAGCTCGGATCTGCTCGACGCGGGTCCCACGTGGGAGGACCGCCTTGCCGAACGGACGGGGATCGTCCGCGAAGAGGGACGGGTGCGGCTCTACCTCACCGCTCAGCAGGCGACTGACGAGCGGCGGCAGTCGGTCGAACGCGCGGCGCGCCGCGAGTACCAGGTCTTGCAGGGCATCACCCACCGCGGCATCGCCCAGGCCGTGCAGATCCGCGAGCACCAGGCGGGCCCGGCGATCCTCTTCCGCCATCGAGCCAGTGACCTGCGGCTGGACTCCTACCTCGCCGTGCACGGCGAGGGTCTCAGCGCCGAGGTTCGCCTCGACATGGTCCGTCAGCTCGCCGAGGCCGTCCGCTACGCGCACAGCCGATCTCTCTACCACCGCGCGCTGGCCGCCCGTTCGGTGTACGTGTCGGCGAAGGAGGATGGCGCCCAGCCGGTCATGCGGATCATCGACTGGCAGGCCGCGGCTCGTGACTTCGACACCACCGGCTTCTCTTCCATCGGCAACACCTCGCTGCCCGGCGAGCACGTCTCCAACGCCGCCGAGGTGTACCTGGCGCCGGAGTTCGACGCTCCTTTCGCCGACCCGGTCGACCTCGATGTGTTCGGCCTCGGCGCGATCGCCTACCTCATCACCACCGGGCAGCCCCCAGCCGCCCAGCGCAGCGGGCTGATCGAGCGCCTGGCCACCGACAAGGGACTGCATCCCTACGCCGTCTCCGACGGTGTGTCCGACGCCTTGGATTCCTTGATCTTCGACGCGACCCGCGCCGACATCGCGGACCGGCTGGACTCGGCCGACGCGTTCCTCACGCGCCTCGACGCCGTCGAACGTGACGTTCTCCCGGCCGACGAGACCGCCCCGCAGGTCGACCCGCTCACCGCGTCCCCCGGCCAAGCCGTCGACGGCGACTGGGTGGTCGAACGCATCCTCGGCACCGGCGCGACGGCGCGGGCCCTGCTCGTCAGCCGCGCCGAGGAGGACGAGGACGGCAAGCCGCACAGCAAGCGGCGAGTCCTCAAGATCGCGCTGGACGGCGACAAGGCCGCCCGATTGCGGGCCGAGGCCCGCGCGCTGGAGCAGGTCGGTGGCGGCATGATCGTCCAACTGCTCGACGGGCCGCGCGAGCTCGCCGGGCGCACCGTGCTCGACCTCGAGTTCGCCGGCGGCGAGGACGTCGCCGGTTCCACACTCGGTGCGGTGCTGCGTGCCGAGGGCAAGCTCACCTACCACCAGCTGGAGCGCTACGGCAAAGACCTGTTCACGGCGCTCGACCACCTCGCGGGCAAGGGTGTCCGCCATCGTGACCTCAAGCCCGACAACTTCGGGGTGTACCGGCGGGCCGACCGCTCCACCCAGCTGATGCTGTTCGACTTCTCACTGGCCGACGCCTCCGACCGTGACATCAGCGCGGGCACCCGCGGGTACCTTGACCCGTTCCTCGGCTCGGCCCGCCGGCCGGTCTTCGACGAGCACGCCGAGCGCTACGCGGCGGCGGTGACCCTGCACGAGATGGCCTCCGGGCAGCGACCGGTGTGGGGCGACGGCATGACCGACCCCCGCACCACCACCGACCAGACGCCGACGATCGCCTCCGACCTGTTCGACCCCGCCCTGCGAGACGGCCTCACCGAGTTCTTCCAGCGCGCCTTTCACCGGGAGGTCGACCAGCGGTTCGACACCTACCGGCAGATGGAGGACCTCTGGCGCTCGGTGTTCGTCGCCGCGGACACCGCCGCCCCGATCACCACCCAGGCCACGGTCGGACTGGAGGCCACGTCTCTGGAGGCCACCCGCGACGCACACGCCGCGGCGGCCACTCTCGACACCCCGCTCGAAGCAGCCGGCCTCACCCCGCGCGCGGTGTCGGTGGCGCAGGGGTTCGGCGCCACCACGGTGGCCCAGCTGCTCGACGTGCCGTTGCACCTCATCGCCAAGGCGCGAGGTGCGGGCGCTGTGGTGCGCAAGGAGCTCAACCGCCGGCACAAGCAGTGGTCCAAGGAGCTGCTCCAGGCAGAGTCCGATGCCGCCCGACCGAGCGGTGAAGGCCAGCTGACCATTGAGGACATGGCCACGCTCCTCATGCCTGCTCAGACCCGGCGAGGGTCGAGCAAGGCCGATGTCATCCGCTTGACTCTCGGGCTGCCCAACGGGGACGAGCCACTGCAACCGTGGGCGGCGCAGGTCGAGATCGCCACCCGGCTCGGCATCACCCAGGCATCGGTGTCGCGGAACCTCACCGCCGCGGCGAAGGAGTGGGCGGCCGAACCATGGCTGGCGGCGGTGCGCAACGAGCTCGTCGACGCGGTCGCCGAAGCGGGCCGGGTCGTCACCTCCCAGGAGCTGGCCACCGCGCTGCGCACCCAACACGGCGCCGGCGATGACGGCGCCGAGCGCACGATGGCCCGGGCGCTGGCGGTGGTGCGGGCGGCGGCCGAGGCCGAGGTCTGGGCCGGCTTGCACACCGAAGACGCCGACGACGCCGGTCCTCGGCTCGCCGTGCTGCGGCGCGGGCAGCGGGTGCTCATCGCGCTGGAGTCGCTGCCCGGTTCGCAGGACCCGAGCGCCCCGGAGATGGCCGACTACGCCCTCGCCCTCGGGGTGCGGGCCGACGAGCTGGTGCGCACAGAGCCGCTGCCCGGCCGGGGAGTCGTGGTGCGGGAACTGCGCGCCGTGCCCCCGCCGGAGGGCCTAACGCCGCTCGCCGACACCCGGCTTGTCGAGCTGGCCTCGGTGATGTCGGAACAGGCGGCGGCGTCGCCCCGGCTGGAGCTCTACCCACGTGAGCTCGACCTGGTCCGCGCGCTGCGGATCTCGCAGGCGGCGGCCGGGGTGCACCGCGACCGCGGCATCACCCAGCCCGAGCTGATCGCGAAGGTCCAGGCCCGGTTCCCCGCCCTTATCGTGGCCGAGCGGCTCACCCACGTTCAGCTTGAGGACGCCCTGCACGCCGCGGGGTTCCCCCTGGAGTACGACACGGCGTCCAAGACATTCCGACCGCCTGCGCCCGAGCTGTCACGCTTCGCCACCTCGTCGTCGACCGCGCTCAGCGGGCACGGCCAGTGGCGTGCAGCGGGCGGCGATCCGCGCGAGGTGCTGACGACGAAGCTCAGCAAGGCGGTCGAGCGCGGCGGGTTCCTCGCCCTTACGCTGCGCGGGGTACACCTGCCCGGCACGGCGGAGGGCATCGCGGCCCGCTACCCGGTGCGGCCGGTGGACATCGATCGGGAGTTCTTGTCGGCATTCCGGGGGCTGATCGATGAGCGGGGGCAGGACTGGGCCAAGGTGGGCAAACTGGACGTCCGGTTCGGCGAGACCGGTGTCATGTCACCGGGGCTGGCGTCGTACGTGCGGACGAGCTGGGAGCGGGTGCACGACGGGCTCGACGCGTTGGCGCGGGAGGGCAAGACGGTGCTGTTCCTGCACCATGCGAGCCTGCTGGCCCGCTACTTCGACGAGGGCGGCCACGCCCTGCTGACCGGGCTGCAGAACGCGGCCCGCAGGCCCGACGACGCGCCACATGGCCTGTGGCTGCTGTGTCCGGCGGAGTCAGCGCTCGACACTCCCCAGTTGGACGGCAAGATCGTCGAGGTGCTGACTGACAGCGAACGCGTGGTGCTCGACCGCGCGTTCCTCGACGAAGTGCGCACAGCTGCGGATGGCGCGGCGTGA